The nucleotide window CGATCCAGAGGGTCTGCATGGCCTGAAGCACCAACACTGGGGTTGGAGGCTCAAAGACTTCTATCatccttccctcctttttttttttttttgatgtatttgtttatgtatttatttatggccagTGCTGctcggcatgtggcatcttaattGGATGTGGCATCTTAATTGGATCTGGCATGttaattccccaaccaaggatcgaacctgcaccccctgcagtggaaaggcagagtcttaatcactggaccaccagggaagccctcccaccctgcccctttTCAAACAGTCTCTACCTCCTCTGGAAAACAGACAACCCCATCACCCAAGAAAGGAGACCCGCTCAAATCTCGCTTCAGCGAAGGATAGGgagtgaagaaaggaaaggggcACCCGGTGGGGGCTCTGGGCTGCCTGCTGTGGCACCGCTCCATCCTTGGGCAGCCTGGCAGGGAAGAGCTAATACTCCACCACACACTGCACATCCACCACCCGGCACCACTAGGAAAGGCCTTTCCTGCACAACCAGCTCGGGACGCCAGAGTCTAGCAGTGCAGAAGTACAGTGCCCCCCAGTGGCACCTGCGGGGAAGAGCAGGGAGAGGAGCTAGGGAGCCGCTGAAGAGGAGCCCTCTAGACTTTGAGTTGTGTCCTTAATTCACCAGGTTCCTCCTCGAAAGCCCGCCCCACCCtacccccggcccccgccccgccccgccccgcccctcatCTTGTCCTCCCTAGGCTGCCGAAATTTAAATCGCCTTCCAGGGTCATCTCGAAGGTCCCCCCTTTTGGAGCTTGCGCGGTGGGCACTCCCCCACCATACACTCCATCTCGGGTTCCCTAAGCACCACCTGTCCATTCAAGTCAGGTGAGGGAGCACTGCCCTGTGCCTGCAGCCTGCTGAGCCTAGAGGGACTCAGCTAAGAAGTGAAGCTGGCCTGACTGGTGGCTGGGAACCAGATGGGCAGAGGCTGCCCCCATCTGCCAGGTGAAATGGCATAGCTATGGCTTTTTCCCTACACGATCCTCTCCACTCACggcgcccagcacagagcaggccTCTGGTAAAGGTTGACTAAACTGATGCCATTGCTCACAGGAGAGAAAAAACATGAGGCTGTCAAGGGACTACTATTCCCCACAGGTCTGGGGCTTGGAAGAGAATGGCAGACCAAAGACCTGGGAAATGGAGGAGCCCGGCCCCAGCCCTTGTTCTCAACACTTCCATCCAGAAAGAGGGGGCAGGAGACAGGCCCAAGGACTGCATCTGGTTGTTTCTTTAATTGAATGCAAACTCATTCATAGAAAACAGAAATGCAACCATAGCATGGAAACAGACATTAAACGGAGCTCTGAAAAAAGATCCAGACCCTCCGCCCCTCCCCAGCCCGAGGGAGAGCTATAAAAACAAGTTGAGAAGAATAAAACACATTCCCATCCCCAAGGCCGAGGCCCGACCTGATCTCCCCAACCTTGGCATCTGGAACAGACCAAGTAGGGCGAAAGAGCGGCCAGGGGAACCACAGTTGGGGCAACTCAGTGTAAACGCAAGGTTTcatacgtgtgcatgtgtgtgtaacaCAGAACTTGGCTGAAGACTGGACGGAAACTTAGAAGCCAGCCCTGTGTCCCAGAGTGAGGCTGGACCAGGGACACAGAGGGGAAGGGCATGTCCCTTCCCTGAGCCCCTAAGACAGGCACTGGGGCTCCTGCGGCCGTGGAGGAGCTGTGCTCTCTGTAGCGCCCCTCCTTCGCCTCTGGACATTCTTGGGCAGTGTCAAATGGCACTGGAAGGCCCACAAGTGGGGCTTGGCAGGACTAAGGGcctggaaagaggaagaaaggaaaggactgAGTTGCTTTTTCCTTCCAATCCTGGTTGCCAACATCAGTCACTGGGTGCCATCATCAGTCTGGGGGCTGACGGCACATGAAAGACCTCCGAATTCAGCTCTTCAATCACAGGCGGTTCCCACGCTGCAGGCTTTGTCCCTTGTTGCTAAAGAACCAGCCCTGAGCGCAGGTCAGAGAGAGGCGGCAGCGCTGCCCAGGATCCCTTGCAGGCCTTAGCACCAAAAGCCCAGCACCAGCCGGCCAGCCCCCCAGATCTGACAGCCGCATCCATCCTGGCTGACCGGAGAGGGCAGTGATGGCAGGCAGGCGCAGACCCAGGAGAAGTGGAGTGAACTCTGGTGCAGGACAGAGAATCAGGCCCCAGACTGCGGGCCCTGGAGTGGAAGCTCGGGCAAGAAGGGTGGGCTTTGGGTCCAGgccaagggggaaggggaaggatgGCCAGAACGCGAGCCATGAAATGGGCAGGCAAcgcttccctccttcctcctgcaGAACGACAATCGGACAGCTGATGGACTGGGACCCGTGGAAGGCCCCAATACTGAGAAGAAAGCAGCAGTTTGGCCAACATTCGGGGTTGAAGGAGCACAGGCCTCATCCCTGGCAGAGGGCAGGAGCAAGGCTCAAGGTCACCCTGTGACTGTCCCAGGCCCAAGCCTGGGCTGGACCTCGCTGTCCCACAGCCCCTGGCACTGGGCGGCAGGCTGGGACTCAGGCCCCTGGCACTATGGAACCTCCGGGCGGTGAGGCAGAGGAGCTCGGGGCTCCATGAGAGAAGCAAGGGGGCCCAGCCCCCCTAGAAGACGTAGATCTTGTCCCGCTGCACGGTGTCCAGGTCGTCGTCCAGCGTCAGCAACACCTGGAGGGCAGATGCGGAGTCAAACAGGGGATGGGAGGCCTGCTCTGCCCCCTCTCCAGTCCCCCCACCTACCAGGAACGACCCAAACATGGCAATGGAGGAGAGGAAGTGCCAGATGTCGTGATCATCAAAGAAGTCGAGGAGGATGCAGTCCCGGTTGTGCTCCCGCGACTCTGCGGGGGTTTTCTGGAGAGGAATAGGGAGAGCTATTTGGTGACACTGCCCGGGCGAGGCCAAGCCAGACCCACTTCCATCTGCTGGAGGGCACCTCTGATGCTAGCTCCAGCCTCAGGCCAGAGAGCACCCTCTTTCAGGCTCACCCCTTGCCTTATCTCCCACATCTAAGAATTGGCCTTTAGTTGCAAACTTCTCCCTAAGGGCACTGGTCCTGATGCCCTTGCAGAGCTAGCAGGTCACCAAAGGCTCCTAACTGGTTCCCTGCCTTAGACCTCGCCCCCTGCACCAATCAGtcctccagggcttcttccagctcacttTCTGTCTGAAACACTCAAGTCAGATCAGACAAACCTGCCCAAGGACAACAGTAGCCATCACCTGCACCTCATGGTCCTCCATGctctctcccccatctccagccAACACTGGCTGGACTGTGTCTGTGCCACACACTGAGGCTGCAGAGATGATCAAGAAAGACCTGgtctgtcctcaaggagctcaccaTCTCCACTCGCTCCCAAGCGAATGCATCATTGACCCCAAAGCTGCCTCTGTCTCATTACTCAAGTCATGGTGCCTCTGGGCCACAGAGTCTTTAAGGCCAAGAGCAAGGTCCACCTCCTCTAACAAGCTTTCCTGGACCTCCTAACTCACAGAAGTCTTtctgccctctgcctcctgcaCATCCCCTCACTTGTCCTCCCTGTTACCCTTCATCTTGTGGATCATATTGCAGAGACAAGCCAGGAACTCACAGTCTTTCTGTCGCTGGGAACTAGATTTTAAGTGTTtcaaaggggacttccctggtggtctagttaGGACTCTGCACGCTCATTGCCtaggacctgggttcagtcctggtcagggaactaaaatcccacaagctgtgctgtgtagccaaaaaaaaataaaattgcttcaAAGGCAGAGATCATGCCAGACTTAGTTCTGATCACAGCAGGTGCCCTATGAGCAGAGGGAAGAACCTGACATCTCTGGCTTCAAACCCCAGCGGTGCCACCACTGGCTGTATGACCCTGAGCAGGTCACTTGTCTGTCTGAGGCCCGGCTACCGCATTAGTAAGATGGGGATACCTCCACCATTGACATGGTCAGTGTCAGAAGGATTAAATGTAAAAGTGGCTGTTAAAGAGCACTGGCAATGCTCACAAACAGGTTTGAAAAGAGACCTGTTTGTGGGCTCACGATGAGCCTGTACCAGGAGGACTACTCACCTGCCAGGTGCTGAGGCcctggaagaagaagaagagggcgaAGCCCCAGACCACCGAGGTGCAGACGATGCAGAGCAGGGGAATGAGCTTGATCCTCTCCCCGCTCCGGAGCTGGGGGAACACGGGGAGATCAGCCTGAGGCCCTGCTTCACCGGGGTAgcatgggggtgagggggtgggggtgggagacgGGCCTGAGGCCCCGCCCCACTTCCTGCCTGCCCTTCAAGCCGCTTCCCAGGCATTCAGGATGCTTCCCAGGCATTCAGGATGGACCTTTTAGGAAGCCTTCTCGGATCCATCCCATCACCCCAGAGCCTCACCTGTCCCCACGCTGGCAGCCGGGTGTCCTCACCCCTGAGGTCCACCCTGGCTGGGCCTCCATGTGCCCCTGTCTGCCAGGGGATACAGCTGGGTCCTCCTCTCACACTGGATGGCACAAGGGCCCTGTAGAAACCCCTGGCCCTCCGAGACCCAAGCCCACCACAGTCTCAGCGAGCCCCACATCCTCAACCTTTTCTGTGCAGAACTGGACTCTTGCCAGCTGTGTCCTGAAGTGCTACCAGTTTCGTGGGCTGTACTGAGACTACAGAAGGGGCTCAGGAAACAAGTCTGAGGATGTGGCGGGCTTCCGGCGAGTAGTGGAAGGGACTAGCCTCTCCCCTCCTCAAAACTCAGTGGATGGAGAGGgacagatggagaaggacagaaaGACTCCCCCTCCCTCCCGGTGCTGCCCCAGGCAGGCTCAGCCCTCCCCGCTCACCTTCATAATAATGTAGAAGGCAAAGTAAAGAAGCAGGTTGCAGATGCCAATGGCCAACAAGTAGGAGGCGAAATCGTTGGGACGCATGATAAGCCCGTAGGCCGCCCTGGCAGGAGGGAGGGCCAGCTGGTGAAGCAGGGGATGGACAgcaaggaaggggcttccctcacCCCGCCCCTACCCTGTGTCTTATGAGGATGTGGGGTGGGGTTCAGAGGCCCACAGAAGATTCTAGAACCCCAGGGGCCAACACCTGTCTCCTGGGCCCCCGTTTCTCGTGCCCATATTTGTCCACAGCCCCCAGAGGAGCCAGCGGCTGGCCAAGTCCGCAGCTGCCCACCCCACCCGGGGACGCAGGTGATGGCTGGACTCACAGCGACCAGTTGATGATGTTGCCCATGACCAGCAGCACCATGCGGTCCTGGAGGGAAGCAGAGAAACGGGGCTGAGAGACTGgcgagaaggggagggaggcccGAGTCAGCAGCCCCCACCGGGCCCCACCCCTGGCAATCAGCTTTGCTCCGCACCCCCTACcccccctggaggaaggagtgcagacagaggaggaggggctCGGGAGCTGGGCAGGTACCACGTAGAGAGGCCCGCTGCACTGCCGGATACAGTCCGTGTAGAGCACGTGGAGGATGCGACGGCAGATCCCTGAGTCTGCGAGAAGGGAAGCTGCTCAAAGGCCCGGCACCCTTTTGTCCCAGCCCCTGTGCTGTGCCAGCCGACAGGGCCCAGGGCCTTCAGGGGCACAGCTGTGCCAAGGCCTCATGAATTCCATGCCCGGTGATTCTTCCGGGGTCTCCGTGAGAGGGCAGAGCCCCAAAGTCTCCTGTGAGGCCAGGTCCCCGAGGCCCCCAACCCCAGCAGGCCCTGGGCAAGCTCTCACCCAGCTTCCAGCGACCCATGTAATAGAGCTGTGTGCTGAGCAGCAGGGTGGCAGTGATGTGGATGACTGAGAAGATGATCCAGAACGCTGTGTTCCCCTTGCCGAAGACCTGTGGGGGCACCCGAGGGCAAGGGTGAGGAGGCGCAGGGGaaagccccctccctccaccccaccctgcccttcTTCTGGAGAAGCTGGGCTGGCAGCCATGCCAGGCTGGGAGGGCACCCTAGGGAGGGAGCGGGGGTCTCTCCGGCAGGGGTGGTGGGCAGGGGTGTGTGCAGAGTGGGCCGGGGCCTCACCACGCCCAGCACAGAGAAGAAGATGACGATGGCCAAGCAGGCATAGGCGCTGTAGGCACTGGCGTTGATGTCTGGGTGCCGCTTCTGGTAGAGCTTCAGCATGCAGAGCCCCGCGATCATGTACATGAATGACGTGTCTAGGCAGAGGGACGGATGTGGCCGTGAGCTGCAGAAACCTCCACTGAGCCCCAGCATGGAACCCCAGCCCCCACACCTCATTATAGCCACGGAGCGAGAGCTGGTGGCAGCCTGGCACTTGAACCCTGGCTCCTTAATTGTCCCTCCCACGCCACACTACTGCCCCTGGGGCTGTCACCCACAGTCTGACTTCCCCTGATGACAAGGACAACTCAGTCCAAGCACCCAGAGATTAGGAAGTGTGTCTTAGTTATCTTTTTCTCCATAGAAAAGACTTGACAGATGCATGAaatgctgcaaggagatcaaaccagtcaatccaaaaggaaatcaaccctgaatattctccggaaagactgatgctgaagccaaagtgttaatacttttggccaccagatgcgaagagcaaactcattggaaaagatcctgacgctgggaaagattgaaggcaggaggagaagagggtgacaggggatgagatggttggatggcatcaccaactcaatggacatgagttttgagcaaactccaggacatagtgatggacagggaagcctggcgtgctgcagtccatggggttgcagagccggACAAGATTTAGAAAGTAAGCAACAACAAGGTGTAGGTTCACGCAAATCCTCCAGCCCTGGAGTCTCCTACACAGCTGCATCTTGGGGATCTCAATCCTTGCCAGTGAGTGGGGAGGGCAAAGTCAGGCAGGTCCCTGTTCTAGGTTCAGCCAGCGAAGCGGGAGGCCCCACTCACCAAACTGGAAATTGGTGTAGTTGGGGCAGACGTGATAGCAAGCGCTAAGCAGCCCCTCCATCATCAGGGCCGTGCCCATGGCATAGAACAGGCCAAAGTGTTTGGGGATCCCACATTCCtgttggggagggagaagggaagggtgagAGAGAAGGTAAGGCAGTGAggtgggaaaggaggaaggaaggggcccTGAAGAGGGAGATCACGGGAGAGGAGTGGGCCAGGGAGAGAGTGATTCAGGAAGGGCTGGGctttgatgggcagggctgggctgggctgggcagggccaTGCCTGCTAGCAAGGGTCTGGAGTGAGGCCAGGGTGGGCGGGGCAGGCGTGCTGCTCACCAGGGCGCAGAGGTCATTGCGCAGCAGGGCCCGGTTGTGGTTGATCTCCCGTTGCAAGATGATGAGCAGGAAGAGCAGCCCCAGCAGGATGTACCCCAGGTTGCTGAGGATGTTGTTGAAGGCGCTGGAAGGGGCGACACGGGACGCATTGTCTCAACCTCAGGCCCCAGGCCCGTTCCCCACCCTCGAGGTGGGCATtcacagagcccctgccccttgcACCGGTTCACCAAGAGATGGGAAAAGGGGGCATCGCAAGATGATTCCCACCTGAGGTTGCCCAGCGGGTGGGCACAGAGGAAGTTGTAGTAGCAGATGTCCTGGTTCCCTGTGACATTCACCACCTGCAGTGGGAGCGAGAACAGGGTGGGGTGAGAGGGAGCTCCTAACTCTCCTGACTCAGGCCACAGCCTGTGCACCACCCGTCTGGTTCTCCAACGGATGGGGGGGTGCCACCTCGGCCAGCAGGCGTGTGCCCACAACACCAGCGAGCCCCACTTCTAGCACAGTCACTGCCCTCCTCGCTAGGTGTGGCTGAAAACTCTTGAGGCATGACCATGACAGGCTCTTGCCCCACGGcacagagaagagggaagggaaacTGAGACTTACTTTCTCACCACTTCCATTTCATAAAATCCCCACAAACTGGGGGAGGTGCCATCAGGGCTAGCATGCTGCCCCCCATTTGGCAGATGAACtgactgaggctcaaagaggttgaAGGACTTGCTCAAGGCCACCCAGGTGGtaaggcagagctgggactggaacCCTAGGACCTGGGCTTGCTCCAGAGCCTCAGGCTGGGAGGCTCTGCCTGGGCAACGCCCCAGAGTCTGTGGCAGCTGCTCAGAGGCACTTAGCATGGGCCCCGCCCGCTCACCGTCTGGTAGGTGATCACCAGCTGTACCACGGGAAGTGCATAGAAGACGGCAATGGTGGCAATGTTCCTGGGAAGTGGGAGAGCGCTGGTGAGCTGGCAGCACCCAGAAAGAGAGCCCGAGACCCCACCACCCTGACCCGCCCCACCCGCTCACCAGAAGTAGATCTGGTACTTCTTCCGCAGGACACGTTTGTCCTTGCGTGCCAGGTCAGCCACATAGAGGTATTGCTACGTGGGGAGAAGCTGGAGTGAGCCCCCTGCCCCACCGCCCTGGAAGGCCCTCTTGCCCCAGTAGAGGAGGACAAGGGGGACCTCCTTCCCACTGGCCAGGGTTTCGGATGGTCCAGAGGCCTGGGAGCCGAGTCAGTTTCTCCAGAAGCTATGCTGTCCTAACAGATCTCTCTCCCTTTGCTTTCCTAACATGCCACGGGCAGGgggcggtgggggcaggggccTATGCGGGGCTGAACACAGAATCTCGCTTCCTTGTTAAGCAGGGCCAGCCCTCCTGGGCTCACACCTTGGTGCGAATGACGTTCTTGTCTGAATCGACATCGGCCAGAGTGTCATAGTCATCTTCCTCCACAGAGCTCATGGAGTCCAGTCGCGGTCGAGTGCCCGGGGGGTCTGGGGGAGAAAGCAGGAAAGGGTTACCAGGTAGGCACTGAACCCAAGATCTGCAGCAACTGTCACAATTTCTAGGTGGTGGGACCAGGCAAATTGTGGGCTCagagtgggggtggaggtgggctcAGGCCTGGGGAGAAGGCATCAGGGGCTCCCAAGTCCTGGAGGGGAGCCAGGACGGGCTCGGCAAACAATCCGCCTAGCAGGGACGCTCGAGCCCTGCCCCTCACTGGGCTAGGGCTTCCAGGCCAGGACACTGAGCAGACCTCAGGCCCCAGACATGAGCAGCAGGACTGAATCAGCAGAAGTCATGCTGATTAGAAGAGGCCCAGTCGTGTGGGTTCTGAGAAGACACTGCCGTGGCCCCCGCTGGGAAAAGACCCAGTGAGCCCTGGGGTGCAGGCAAGGGTGGCAGGCTGCCTCCAAGAAGAGCACCAGCCACTTCATCCTGTTCTTTTCTCACGTCATCAGAAGCTTCCTCCCACAACCTTGCTGACCAAAACCCTCAGAGGCTGAGACGTAACACCCTTGCCCACGAGCCCCAGCAGGCCAGCAAGAGAGGCGCTGGGAAACACAACAGCTGACCAACATCTGGCCTGGGGATGGCAGGTGTGCCAGCCCACCAGCATCAGGGGCCAGTGCCTGCCTATTTCAAAAGACACACGAGCTAGCAATTATCGGCATTAGACGGGCAAGCCATGCACAAAGCATCTTTCTGGTCCTCGAGCCTCCTGGCTCCAGTCAACTGCCCTGGCAGGAGCTGATTGGCAGAGCAGCGCCCACCCTCCCCACATCTACCCATGGCAATGCACAGCTGCCGCATCTGGCCAAAGGGGAGGCGTCGCTTGAACTGGTCGTGCCCTTCAAAGGAAAGGGAGAGTTAGCGGGGAAGCGGGGGccaagaaggaagggatgagggaggagaaggcagggagACAGCAAGCCCTTCCCTGGTTCCAGCAGCTGGCAGAAGACGCAACAGCAGCTAGCACCAGCCCGACGTCACACAGCCCTCCCGCACTTGGCCCACTCACCCGGGTAATTGTAGGATAGGTCCCCGGGGCCCGCACTGTCAACCAGACCGTCGGTGGAGCCGGTGGAGCCAGAACCGTTCTCTGCAGGGGAATCGTAAGTGGTGAGGCCGGTAGCAGAGACCTCAGGGCAGGTGGCCCTGGACCCAACCCCGGGGGCCGCTGAGGAGGCCACTGGAGGTGGTGACCAGCAAGCTTGGGCGCTGACACCTACCAAAGGAGCCGTAGTTGCAGCCGTCATAGGGGGAGCTGCCAGGAAAGGAGTCGGCCAGGACCCGAGGGTGACCTGCAGGGAGAAGTCAGGGACCTTTAGCCTTGGCAGCAGAGAGAGGTTGAAAGCCAGGGACAAGAGGGCAGGAAGACTCCAGAGAAGAGAGATGCTGAGGACCACGGTGGCAGCAAAGAATAAGCGGCTATAGTTCCAGCAAACACAGTGCCCTCCCGCCACCACCACGACCGCCCCAGTAGAAACATTCACCCCCTGTGTCCTCCCTAGGGACTGCAACATCAAGGAACtgaccatctaagtcaccagcaGCAAGGACAGGCCTGCATCGCCAGCCTGGGTCCCACACAGACCTCCCTGAAAAACTTCCCTTTCCCGCCCACTCTGGATgccagctcctctgcccacagcgCCTGGAGCTTACCAAGAAGAGAAGCTGAGAGAGAAGGTCCCAAGCAGGAGGGAAGATAGAGAGagcaggagagaagaaagggaaagagaacgGAAGGTTAATAATCCCAGACAAGGTGAGCTGAGTTATCTGAAGTGGCAGACCGGGTACGCAGACCCAGGCACGGAGTGAATCAAGTGATGGCCTTTAACACGGGCGTGTTAGAGACCAAGAGGCACTCCGTCCCAGCCCCATTTCCACCTGTGCTGTTACTCCCTATCTGAACATCCCAaagcccctgcctcctccagcccccaagggCACCATCCACCGATATCCCCTCCACACCACAAAGCAGAGAGCCCTCCCCACCCAGACCCTCTGCAGGTACCGCTTTCTGGGCAGGCTCGGTCCACGGCCACCAGAAGGCTCTTCTTCCTTTGCCTGCAGGGACAGAATCCAGAGGCAAAccagaaggggaggaggaggcgcAGTCCTCTGCTGGGCTGGCCCGCCTTCCACCCTCTCCATCCCACAGCCCTGGCCTCCCTCCATGACCCCAGGGGTTCTCCCAGGCCTGAAGCAATGGGGGTCTCCCTGCTGGGGAAGAAGGTTGAGGGGGAGGGGTTGGTCTCCAGAGGAGAGGCCCAGGGACCTGAGACCCTCAGAGGGACCCACCTTTCTCTGCCCCATGGAGGGCGCTCAGATCTGGCCAGGTCACTTTCCCCCCATCCCCTGCCTGACCCACCCCGGAGCAGGGGAGGGTCCAGCGTTTCCACTTTacctccagttttcccaacaggCCAGAAGCACGGTAAGCAGGTAGAAGGAGAGAAATATGCCCAGGCAGAAGAGCATACCGCCAACGTAGGCCTCCGCTGTAGGGAGGGGAGCGGGCAGGGAAACAGACCAACGCTTTCCAAGCCTGCCTG belongs to Bos indicus x Bos taurus breed Angus x Brahman F1 hybrid chromosome 15, Bos_hybrid_MaternalHap_v2.0, whole genome shotgun sequence and includes:
- the SIDT2 gene encoding SID1 transmembrane family member 2 isoform X3 — its product is MFALGLPFWALLVASVESHLGVLGPKNVSQKDAEFERTYVDEVNSELVNIYTFNHTVTRNRTEGVRVSVNVLNKQKGAPLLFVVRQKEAVVSFQVPLILRGLFQRKYLYQKVERTLCQPPTKNESEVQFFYVDVSTLSPVNTTYQLRVSRMDDFVLRTGEPFSFNTTAAQPQYFKYEFPEGVDSVIVKVASNTAFPCSVISIQDVLCPVYDLDNNVAFIGMYQTMTKKAAITVQRKDFPSNSFYVVVVVKTEDQACGGSLPFYPFIEDEPVDQGHRQKTLSVLVSRAVTSEAYVGGMLFCLGIFLSFYLLTVLLACWENWRQRKKSLLVAVDRACPESGHPRVLADSFPGSSPYDGCNYGSFENGSGSTGSTDGLVDSAGPGDLSYNYPDPPGTRPRLDSMSSVEEDDYDTLADVDSDKNVIRTKQYLYVADLARKDKRVLRKKYQIYFWNIATIAVFYALPVVQLVITYQTVVNVTGNQDICYYNFLCAHPLGNLSAFNNILSNLGYILLGLLFLLIILQREINHNRALLRNDLCALECGIPKHFGLFYAMGTALMMEGLLSACYHVCPNYTNFQFDTSFMYMIAGLCMLKLYQKRHPDINASAYSAYACLAIVIFFSVLGVVFGKGNTAFWIIFSVIHITATLLLSTQLYYMGRWKLDSGICRRILHVLYTDCIRQCSGPLYVDRMVLLVMGNIINWSLAAYGLIMRPNDFASYLLAIGICNLLLYFAFYIIMKLRSGERIKLIPLLCIVCTSVVWGFALFFFFQGLSTWQKTPAESREHNRDCILLDFFDDHDIWHFLSSIAMFGSFLVLLTLDDDLDTVQRDKIYVF
- the SIDT2 gene encoding SID1 transmembrane family member 2 isoform X1, which produces MFALGLPFWALLVASVESHLGVLGPKNVSQKDAEFERTYVDEVNSELVNIYTFNHTVTRNRTEGVRVSVNVLNKQKGAPLLFVVRQKEAVVSFQVPLILRGLFQRKYLYQKVERTLCQPPTKNESEVQFFYVDVSTLSPVNTTYQLRVSRMDDFVLRTGEPFSFNTTAAQPQYFKYEFPEGVDSVIVKVASNTAFPCSVISIQDVLCPVYDLDNNVAFIGMYQTMTKKAAITVQRKDFPSNSFYVVVVVKTEDQACGGSLPFYPFIEDEPVDQGHRQKTLSVLVSRAVTSEAYVGGMLFCLGIFLSFYLLTVLLACWENWRQRKKSLLVAVDRACPESASLLGHPRVLADSFPGSSPYDGCNYGSFENGSGSTGSTDGLVDSAGPGDLSYNYPGHDQFKRRLPFGQMRQLCIAMDPPGTRPRLDSMSSVEEDDYDTLADVDSDKNVIRTKQYLYVADLARKDKRVLRKKYQIYFWNIATIAVFYALPVVQLVITYQTVVNVTGNQDICYYNFLCAHPLGNLSAFNNILSNLGYILLGLLFLLIILQREINHNRALLRNDLCALECGIPKHFGLFYAMGTALMMEGLLSACYHVCPNYTNFQFDTSFMYMIAGLCMLKLYQKRHPDINASAYSAYACLAIVIFFSVLGVVFGKGNTAFWIIFSVIHITATLLLSTQLYYMGRWKLDSGICRRILHVLYTDCIRQCSGPLYVDRMVLLVMGNIINWSLAAYGLIMRPNDFASYLLAIGICNLLLYFAFYIIMKLRSGERIKLIPLLCIVCTSVVWGFALFFFFQGLSTWQKTPAESREHNRDCILLDFFDDHDIWHFLSSIAMFGSFLVLLTLDDDLDTVQRDKIYVF
- the SIDT2 gene encoding SID1 transmembrane family member 2 isoform X6 gives rise to the protein MFALGLPFWALLVASVESHLGVLGPKNVSQKDAEFERTYVDEVNSELVNIYTFNHTVTRNRTEGVRVSVNVLNKQKGAPLLFVVRQKEAVVSFQVPLILRGLFQRKYLYQKVERTLCQPPTKNESEVQFFYVDVSTLSPVNTTYQLRVSRMDDFVLRTGEPFSFNTTAAQPQCPVYDLDNNVAFIGMYQTMTKKAAITVQRKDFPSNSFYVVVVVKTEDQACGGSLPFYPFIEDEPVDQGHRQKTLSVLVSRAVTSEAYVGGMLFCLGIFLSFYLLTVLLACWENWRQRKKSLLVAVDRACPESASLLGHPRVLADSFPGSSPYDGCNYGSFENGSGSTGSTDGLVDSAGPGDLSYNYPDPPGTRPRLDSMSSVEEDDYDTLADVDSDKNVIRTKQYLYVADLARKDKRVLRKKYQIYFWNIATIAVFYALPVVQLVITYQTVVNVTGNQDICYYNFLCAHPLGNLSAFNNILSNLGYILLGLLFLLIILQREINHNRALLRNDLCALECGIPKHFGLFYAMGTALMMEGLLSACYHVCPNYTNFQFDTSFMYMIAGLCMLKLYQKRHPDINASAYSAYACLAIVIFFSVLGVVFGKGNTAFWIIFSVIHITATLLLSTQLYYMGRWKLDSGICRRILHVLYTDCIRQCSGPLYVDRMVLLVMGNIINWSLAAYGLIMRPNDFASYLLAIGICNLLLYFAFYIIMKLRSGERIKLIPLLCIVCTSVVWGFALFFFFQGLSTWQKTPAESREHNRDCILLDFFDDHDIWHFLSSIAMFGSFLVLLTLDDDLDTVQRDKIYVF
- the SIDT2 gene encoding SID1 transmembrane family member 2 isoform X2, coding for MFALGLPFWALLVASVESHLGVLGPKNVSQKDAEFERTYVDEVNSELVNIYTFNHTVTRNRTEGVRVSVNVLNKQKGAPLLFVVRQKEAVVSFQVPLILRGLFQRKYLYQKVERTLCQPPTKNESEVQFFYVDVSTLSPVNTTYQLRVSRMDDFVLRTGEPFSFNTTAAQPQYFKYEFPEGVDSVIVKVASNTAFPCSVISIQDVLCPVYDLDNNVAFIGMYQTMTKKAAITVQRKDFPSNSFYVVVVVKTEDQACGGSLPFYPFIEDEPVDQGHRQKTLSVLVSRAVTSEAYVGGMLFCLGIFLSFYLLTVLLACWENWRQRKKSLLVAVDRACPESASLLGHPRVLADSFPGSSPYDGCNYGSFENGSGSTGSTDGLVDSAGPGDLSYNYPDPPGTRPRLDSMSSVEEDDYDTLADVDSDKNVIRTKQYLYVADLARKDKRVLRKKYQIYFWNIATIAVFYALPVVQLVITYQTVVNVTGNQDICYYNFLCAHPLGNLSAFNNILSNLGYILLGLLFLLIILQREINHNRALLRNDLCALECGIPKHFGLFYAMGTALMMEGLLSACYHVCPNYTNFQFDTSFMYMIAGLCMLKLYQKRHPDINASAYSAYACLAIVIFFSVLGVVFGKGNTAFWIIFSVIHITATLLLSTQLYYMGRWKLDSGICRRILHVLYTDCIRQCSGPLYVDRMVLLVMGNIINWSLAAYGLIMRPNDFASYLLAIGICNLLLYFAFYIIMKLRSGERIKLIPLLCIVCTSVVWGFALFFFFQGLSTWQKTPAESREHNRDCILLDFFDDHDIWHFLSSIAMFGSFLVLLTLDDDLDTVQRDKIYVF